From the Deinococcus radiophilus genome, one window contains:
- a CDS encoding dihydroorotase, which yields MNLTITNIKRLGRTERESVTIEDGKIRGWNLPEEGHGETIDGCGGTVIPALIEPHAHLREPGQTEKEDLASGLAAAAAGGYGSVVCMPNTSPVIDDPATVRALQEKAAGLGLARLHVAAALTQGQKGEALAELSALRDAGAVMFTDDGRTNENARVLRLGLEYAGSLGMVVSVHAEDATLRADGVMNEGEVSQALGVPGNPTAAEAARIARDMEIVAWLHERGNRPRLHVQHLSSAAGLERIREAKRRGLPVTCEVSPHHLTLTDERLRSFDAVYKVAPPLRTQADADELFEGLLDGTVDCIGTDHAPHTQAEKERDLLEAPFGIPYIEVAWPVMYTRFSEKLGLEKLVDLMTAGPARVLGWDAPTLEVGAPADLMVFDPDTERKVNPKTFQSKAKFCPYAGETLRGWPLLTVVGGQVAYSAEG from the coding sequence ATGAACCTGACCATTACCAATATCAAGCGCCTTGGCCGCACTGAGCGCGAAAGTGTGACCATCGAAGACGGCAAAATTAGGGGCTGGAACCTGCCGGAAGAAGGGCACGGCGAAACGATTGACGGGTGCGGCGGCACGGTGATTCCGGCCTTGATCGAACCGCACGCCCACTTACGCGAACCGGGCCAGACCGAAAAAGAAGACCTCGCCAGCGGTCTGGCGGCAGCGGCAGCGGGTGGCTACGGCAGCGTGGTCTGTATGCCCAACACGTCGCCAGTGATTGATGACCCGGCCACCGTGCGCGCCTTGCAGGAGAAAGCGGCGGGGCTGGGACTGGCGCGGCTACATGTGGCTGCGGCGCTGACCCAGGGTCAGAAAGGCGAGGCACTGGCCGAGCTGAGCGCCCTGCGCGACGCCGGGGCCGTGATGTTCACCGACGACGGGCGCACCAACGAAAATGCCCGCGTGCTGCGCCTGGGCCTGGAGTATGCGGGCAGCCTGGGCATGGTGGTCAGCGTTCACGCTGAGGATGCCACCCTGCGCGCTGATGGTGTGATGAACGAGGGTGAGGTGTCGCAGGCCCTGGGCGTACCGGGGAACCCGACCGCCGCCGAGGCCGCCCGGATCGCCCGCGATATGGAAATCGTGGCCTGGCTGCATGAGCGGGGCAACCGGCCCCGACTGCACGTACAGCACCTCAGTAGCGCGGCGGGGCTGGAGCGGATCCGTGAGGCCAAGCGGCGCGGTTTGCCTGTCACCTGTGAGGTCAGTCCTCACCACCTCACCCTGACCGACGAGCGGCTGCGGTCGTTTGACGCGGTGTATAAGGTGGCCCCACCACTCCGCACCCAGGCCGATGCCGACGAACTGTTCGAAGGGCTGCTGGACGGCACGGTGGACTGCATCGGCACCGACCACGCGCCGCACACCCAGGCTGAAAAGGAACGCGATCTGCTTGAAGCGCCGTTCGGCATTCCTTATATCGAGGTGGCCTGGCCCGTGATGTACACCCGCTTCAGCGAGAAGTTGGGCCTCGAAAAGCTGGTGGACTTGATGACCGCTGGTCCTGCCCGTGTGCTGGGCTGGGATGCCCCCACCCTGGAGGTAGGTGCTCCGGCGGACCTGATGGTCTTTGACCCAGACACCGAGCGCAAGGTGAACCCCAAGACCTTCCAGAGCAAGGCCAAGTTTTGCCCCTATGCTGGAGAAACGTTGCGCGGCTGGCCGCTGCTGACCGTGGTGGGCGGCCAGGTCGCCTACAGCGCCGAAGGCTAA